From a single Microbacterium murale genomic region:
- the rlmB gene encoding 23S rRNA (guanosine(2251)-2'-O)-methyltransferase RlmB translates to MVKPQRPGASNGKKKGPLKGTGGLGRKSLEGRGPTPKAEDRAWHPAGKRKAAAERFAASGGKGRPGGRPNSASSQNRSSKAKAGDETENVTGRNSVLEALRAKIPATAFYIAQRVEMDDRVKEMLSIATHRGIPVMEVTRQELDRMAGFDGVHQGVALKVPPYEYAHPQDLLEQVIDRGDVPLFVALDGITDPRNLGAIIRSTAAFGGHGIILPQRRSAGVNSAAWKTSAGAAARIPVAMATNLTTQLKEFKKQGVFVIGLDGGGDVSLPALELADRPVVIVVGSEGKGLSRLVTENCDQIVSIPISTAAESLNAGIAASVALYQVSTVRAKLAGNE, encoded by the coding sequence ATGGTTAAGCCACAGCGCCCCGGCGCAAGCAACGGCAAGAAGAAGGGCCCTCTCAAGGGCACCGGCGGGCTCGGGCGCAAGTCGCTCGAGGGTCGCGGGCCGACCCCGAAGGCGGAGGACCGCGCCTGGCATCCGGCAGGCAAGCGCAAGGCCGCGGCGGAACGCTTTGCGGCATCCGGGGGCAAGGGCAGGCCTGGCGGGCGTCCCAACAGCGCGAGCAGCCAGAACCGCTCCTCGAAGGCGAAAGCCGGAGACGAGACGGAGAACGTCACCGGCCGCAATTCGGTGCTGGAGGCCTTGCGGGCCAAGATCCCCGCGACAGCGTTCTACATCGCGCAGCGCGTCGAGATGGACGATCGCGTCAAGGAGATGCTGTCGATCGCCACCCATCGCGGCATCCCCGTGATGGAGGTCACGCGTCAGGAACTCGACCGCATGGCCGGTTTCGACGGCGTGCACCAGGGCGTCGCGCTCAAAGTGCCTCCCTACGAGTACGCGCACCCGCAGGACCTGCTCGAGCAGGTCATCGATCGCGGCGATGTGCCGCTGTTCGTCGCCCTCGACGGCATCACCGACCCGCGCAACCTCGGTGCGATCATCCGCTCGACGGCCGCCTTCGGCGGACACGGCATCATCCTGCCGCAGCGTCGTTCGGCGGGCGTGAACTCGGCTGCCTGGAAGACGAGTGCAGGCGCTGCGGCCCGGATCCCCGTCGCAATGGCGACGAACCTGACCACGCAGCTGAAGGAGTTCAAGAAGCAGGGCGTGTTCGTGATCGGACTCGACGGCGGCGGCGACGTGTCGTTGCCCGCGCTCGAGCTGGCAGATCGACCGGTGGTCATCGTCGTGGGGTCGGAGGGCAAGGGACTCTCGCGTCTGGTCACCGAGAACTGCGACCAGATCGTGTCGATCCCGATCTCGACGGCCGCCGAATCGTTGAACGCCGGAATCGCGGCATCCGTCGCGCTGTATCAGGTGTCGACGGTGCGGGCGAAGCTCGCCGGGAACGAGTAG
- a CDS encoding ABC transporter ATP-binding protein produces MASVTFDAATRLYPGGTRPAVDKLDLEVADGEFLVLVGPSGCGKSTSLRMLAGLEEVNDGRILIGDRDVTDVPPKDRDIAMVFQNYALYPHMTVAENMGFALKIAGINKEERAARVLEAAKLLDLEEYLTRKPKALSGGQRQRVAMGRAIVRQPQVFLMDEPLSNLDAKLRVQTRTQIASLQRRLGVTTVYVTHDQTEALTMGDRIAVLKDGLLQQVGTPRDLYEKPENVFVAGFIGSPAMNLFSADLAEGGVRFGTEVVGLDRDTVGRANGSQVTVGVRPEDIVVGPADGKGLSVTVDLVEELGADGYLYGHTEINGKRADLVARVDGRSHPNAGETVTLAASVGHVHAFDIESGLRLNDKPVISAS; encoded by the coding sequence ATGGCATCTGTCACTTTCGACGCGGCCACGCGTCTGTACCCGGGCGGCACCCGCCCCGCAGTCGACAAGCTCGACCTTGAGGTCGCAGACGGCGAATTCCTCGTCCTCGTCGGCCCTTCCGGTTGCGGTAAGTCCACCTCGCTTCGTATGCTCGCCGGCCTCGAAGAGGTCAACGACGGCCGCATCCTCATCGGAGATCGCGACGTCACCGACGTGCCGCCGAAGGACCGTGACATCGCCATGGTCTTCCAGAACTACGCGCTGTACCCGCACATGACCGTCGCCGAGAACATGGGCTTCGCTCTGAAGATCGCCGGCATCAACAAGGAAGAGCGCGCCGCTCGTGTTCTCGAGGCTGCCAAGCTCCTCGACCTCGAGGAGTACCTGACCCGCAAGCCGAAGGCGCTCTCGGGTGGTCAGCGTCAGCGTGTCGCCATGGGCCGCGCGATCGTCCGCCAGCCGCAGGTGTTCCTCATGGACGAGCCGCTGTCGAACCTCGATGCGAAGCTCCGTGTGCAGACCCGCACGCAGATCGCTTCTCTGCAGCGTCGCCTCGGCGTCACCACGGTCTACGTCACGCACGACCAGACCGAGGCGCTCACCATGGGTGACCGGATCGCCGTCCTCAAGGACGGTCTCCTGCAGCAGGTCGGCACGCCCCGCGACCTGTACGAGAAGCCGGAGAACGTGTTCGTCGCCGGCTTCATCGGCTCGCCCGCCATGAACCTCTTCTCGGCAGACCTCGCCGAGGGTGGCGTCCGGTTCGGCACCGAGGTCGTTGGTCTCGACCGCGACACCGTCGGCCGCGCCAACGGCAGCCAGGTCACGGTCGGCGTCCGCCCGGAGGACATCGTCGTCGGCCCCGCCGACGGCAAGGGTCTCTCGGTCACGGTCGACCTCGTCGAGGAGCTGGGTGCTGACGGCTACCTCTACGGTCACACCGAGATCAACGGCAAGCGCGCCGACCTGGTCGCTCGCGTCGACGGCCGCAGCCACCCGAACGCCGGCGAGACGGTCACGCTCGCCGCATCGGTCGGACACGTCCACGCGTTCGACATCGAGTCCGGTCTGCGTCTGAACGACAAGCCGGTCATCTCGGCTTCGTAA
- a CDS encoding NAD(P)-dependent oxidoreductase: MVRIAVIGGTGYAGSNIVAEAVSRGHSVVSVARSVPTERVEGAIYLEGTILDVPGLLSQIDEVDVVIQALSPRGDMAGKVRQATAELFAALPDDVRLGVVGGAGGSLVAPDGPRLVDVDFPDEFKAEAMEAVGVLEDLRKSPETKDWFFVHPAAGFGNWAPGERTGTYRDGGQVMVTDAAGESFISGRDLGVAFVDEIENPKHHRENFAVGY, translated from the coding sequence ATGGTTCGCATCGCCGTCATCGGAGGAACCGGATACGCCGGCTCGAACATCGTCGCTGAGGCCGTGTCGCGCGGACATTCAGTGGTTTCAGTGGCACGCTCCGTGCCGACTGAGAGGGTGGAAGGCGCCATCTACCTTGAGGGAACGATCCTCGACGTGCCCGGACTTCTGTCGCAGATCGACGAGGTCGACGTCGTGATCCAGGCGCTCTCGCCACGCGGGGACATGGCGGGGAAGGTTCGTCAGGCGACTGCCGAGCTCTTCGCGGCGCTCCCGGATGACGTGCGCCTCGGCGTCGTCGGGGGAGCGGGCGGGAGCCTGGTCGCACCGGACGGTCCGCGGCTTGTGGATGTCGACTTCCCGGATGAGTTCAAGGCAGAGGCGATGGAAGCCGTCGGCGTGCTGGAGGACCTTCGCAAGTCGCCGGAGACGAAGGACTGGTTCTTCGTGCATCCGGCAGCGGGTTTCGGCAACTGGGCGCCGGGGGAGCGCACGGGGACGTATCGCGACGGCGGCCAGGTGATGGTCACGGATGCCGCGGGTGAGTCGTTCATCTCCGGACGCGACCTCGGCGTCGCGTTCGTGGATGAGATAGAGAACCCGAAGCACCACCGCGAGAACTTCGCCGTCGGCTACTGA
- a CDS encoding DUF4032 domain-containing protein: protein MQDALRITASKVNPELLSLPWSTPLAKWPSERIVSLPKGLSRHLVRFADLSGRVVAVKETTAEMAQREYDMLGNLARLDVPCVDRVAVIAGRSDDAGTPLPAVLVTSHLRFSMPYRALFTRVLRPDTATRLVDALALLLVRVHNVGFYWGDVSLSNTLFRRDAGAFAAYLVDAETGELHEEGLTEGQRLYDLDLARTNIAGEIMDLAAGGRLEHGVDAVAIADGIVSSYHALWAALTAEESFSANETWRITERVERLNALGFDIDEMSMTTTGDGTVVEIQPKVVDAGHHQRRLIRLTGLDVEENQARRLLNDLDEFRARSKKEWADEEMYAHEWLTRVFEPVVRAIPYDLRAKLEPAEVFHQVLEHRWYLSQANGRSVPLAEVLTSYINDVLRHRRDEATIMGPPTETMSLPVMTGAVAVAEDTGEVDWRDLV from the coding sequence ATGCAGGACGCATTGCGCATCACCGCCAGCAAGGTCAACCCCGAGCTGCTCTCTCTGCCCTGGTCGACGCCGCTCGCGAAATGGCCGTCCGAGCGCATCGTCTCGCTGCCCAAGGGACTCTCCAGGCACCTGGTGCGCTTCGCCGATCTGTCCGGCCGTGTCGTCGCCGTGAAGGAGACGACCGCCGAGATGGCGCAGCGCGAGTACGACATGCTCGGCAACCTCGCCCGGCTCGACGTGCCGTGCGTGGATCGCGTCGCGGTGATCGCCGGGCGCTCGGATGACGCGGGCACTCCGCTTCCGGCTGTCCTGGTGACATCGCATCTGCGCTTCTCGATGCCCTACCGGGCGCTGTTCACCCGCGTGCTGCGCCCCGACACCGCCACTCGGCTCGTCGATGCTCTGGCGCTGCTGCTCGTCCGGGTGCACAACGTCGGTTTCTACTGGGGCGATGTCTCACTGTCGAACACCCTCTTCCGCCGGGATGCCGGCGCATTCGCCGCCTATCTGGTGGATGCCGAGACCGGCGAGCTGCACGAAGAAGGTCTCACCGAAGGACAGCGCCTCTACGACCTGGATCTCGCCCGCACGAACATCGCCGGCGAGATCATGGACCTCGCCGCCGGCGGCCGCCTCGAGCACGGCGTGGATGCTGTCGCGATCGCTGACGGCATCGTCTCGTCGTATCACGCACTGTGGGCGGCCCTGACCGCTGAGGAGTCGTTCTCGGCGAACGAGACGTGGCGCATCACAGAACGGGTCGAGCGGCTGAACGCCCTCGGCTTCGACATCGACGAGATGTCGATGACGACCACCGGTGATGGAACCGTCGTCGAGATCCAGCCCAAGGTGGTGGACGCTGGTCACCACCAGCGCCGGCTCATCCGTCTCACCGGGCTCGATGTCGAGGAGAACCAGGCCAGGCGCCTGCTGAACGACCTCGACGAGTTCCGCGCGCGCTCGAAGAAGGAGTGGGCCGATGAGGAGATGTACGCGCACGAGTGGCTCACCCGAGTCTTCGAGCCCGTCGTCCGTGCGATCCCCTATGACCTGCGTGCCAAGTTGGAGCCGGCAGAGGTGTTCCACCAGGTTCTGGAGCACCGCTGGTACCTCTCGCAGGCGAATGGAAGATCCGTCCCGCTCGCTGAGGTGCTGACGTCGTACATCAACGATGTGCTGCGGCATCGCCGCGATGAGGCCACCATCATGGGCCCACCGACGGAAACCATGTCGCTGCCGGTGATGACCGGCGCTGTGGCGGTCGCCGAAGACACCGGTGAGGTCGACTGGCGCGACCTCGTCTGA